The nucleotide sequence GGACGACCTCCAGTCTGACATTTTTGCTCCGGATCGCAAAAGGATCGGTGAGTTTCTTCTCTCCTCCCTCACTCtatcccctttctttcctagaaaccaccgcggCTCTTAGGAACGCTCACGGCAAGAAGGAGAAGGGAAGGCGGCGGTAGAggaggaacaggcaaaagaacgggACGAAAACCCTCtcacttctcctacttaaggaaaaggaaacaacaGTTAGGGAAGGACACGCCGATCAGGGAAGGCAGAACGACGGAGCGAGAAAacctctctcttttccatttaatgcagataagacgtgccctgaccgatAAGACGTGCTCTGCCTGACGGAGCGGCTCCTGATCAAAAGGGACGTGGCCTgaccatggcccaccactaccatatgatcaaccactaccacatgatGGGCACAGGAACCGAAGCGCCATCGCACGTGGGCGGCTCGCCACTTCACCAGGACAGACCTAGGGAGACCAAAAACAAAATCTCCACCGGGAGACCAACCggccccctgagtcgatcgaatcgcTCAGTATCCACGCCGAGACAttggtaggaagcgaagggacgccccatgtaggccatgccgactccgtcacaaacgacgagcatgggtcccgatcGGATGTTTCTGACCAAAGCTCTTcgagccccgtcactccagtcatcaaggtaaaatactatcaaaccccctctattttattataaatcatttcatacatccatacgcgcattcattccatacgcccatgcctcccggacgattcgggccctgaaccgcccgggggctcaggaactaagcatcgcacgtgcagcgaaatgcatcagaacgctccatgttgcgtcacgaagcggcgatTGCCTCATTCcacatgagcaaccaatagagccaggggagaaaaccgtagatgagcaccgtgcggccctcgcccggtccggcagaccgggtcatctcaaccttctcgttcgatcctaaacctctcgccaagcccatagaatctccatcgaggagaggccgttaggccacccgggttggtctccggaacgacctaggcatctgtcgggttacaggtaaaggagtagtggaatatcataagagggctatgtagaccccgtcacgaacgacggacctagatttcgctcgatcacacccgttagcgaactcaccgagctagtcttcgagcccgagcgatcgggacaagcgacgaaactcagcccctccggttgtgaggaaccgaggatggggtaacgcacataactcacatcgacccccacgaaggctcgacagggctcgggggctcaagacaaatgccANNNNNNNNNNNNNNNNNNNNNNNNNNNNNNNNNNNNNNNNNNNNNNNNNNNNNNNNNNNNNNNNNNNNNNNNNNNNNNNNNNNNNNNNNNNNNNNNNNNNTATCTTCAGACCTTTCACAAGCCCATCGCTACTTACCAGCCTCATGCTCGTTGTCAATTAGGTTCAGGTTTTTGCATAAAGTAGCTGTAACTTGCGGTAACTAAGTACTGCCGGGGTCAGTTTGCCTGTTACAGAATTTTCCGGCAGACTTCATTTCTTTTCCATCTGCAATCAGGAATTAGTCGAATCTAACACAACCTGACAGCTGCCACAGGCATCACCAACATGGGATTCAGATCTCAAAACCACTTGTTGAGACAAGGCTTTACAACGCCGCACTTAATTATACCATGAGTGTTTAAGTTGGAATGTTAACGTTTCAAGGATAAACTTATTAACTACCTGATGGTTAGggctgtcaaaaaaaaaaacacaccgCAAAGCTCACGAGCTACTTGAGGTCAGATCGATATAGTCTTGATTCGAGGTTTCATGGAGCTTCAGTGTTGTAATATTCAGCAGTGTGGTTAAGGCTCGATTTGTGGTTTCAACTAGAAAGTAGCCCAAGATGGCTTCATGTTTGAAGTTTCTCTTACTTTTTTTCCACCATGGTCGAAACCGAATTTCATTACTGAAAGCAATGAAATTACATGGTTTTTGTGATACGCAAGACAAACAGCACAAAAACAACACTAAAGCCATCTCTCCTAGACACCCAGGCTCCAGCAAGATAGGCAGCCAAGTTTGTCTTACTTGAGCCAAGTCATTTATGGTAACACAATTGAATCTATATCACATCGAGTTGGCGGTCCAAAATTCCACATGTTAAGTATGACTTTCGAGGTTGTATGGACTAGGGTGTATAGACTGGTTTGTCTGGGTATTTTTCTTTGACTGCTCACTGCGGTGCATGTTTGTTTGCTGTTTAACTCACCATCTACTTGGATGAGATGAGGTGTAGGAGAAAAGAAAAATGATCATGAACCAGTTACTAATATTTCCAAAGTCTGTGTGCATGCAGAAGCTACGACAAAGAGCAAGCTGGCAACTTTGAACGAGAAGCTTGACATCCTAGAGCGGAAGCTGGAGGTGCTTGAAGTTCAAGTGAGCAGCGCGACGACCAACCCTTCTGTCTTCAACTAGAAAAGTCCAAGGACCGGCGTGCATAGCCTGCATCGTggtgtgtgtatgtatgtatgtatgtaggtATGAATGTTGCGTGAACGTGCGCGGCTGTGTATCATCTTTCCAGATGTTGGAGTGGCACGTAAAGCACCACTACCGCTAGTATCATTGTTTGTACAATTGGAATGTTGCACAAGTAGACGGCAAGTTGCACGTTTGAGTTTCCGTGGAGGTAATTGATAAGAGTGTTTGCTGGACATGTTGTCATGTGTTTGTGCCCGCGCTTTTAGAGCCAACTTTGTGACGCTTGCTGGCTCCTTGTACCCGGTAGGCAACGAATTCCTGTCTGTGCTATCGTATGGGATCATCAAATGAATTTCAGCGGACTGGCTTGGTTTGATTTCTCGTATGTGCGCTTATGAGGACTTCTTATGATGAGGAATGGGGTGGTGATATCAATTAGTTTCTTGGATTGCTTAGCAAATGCGTGTGTGATTTAGGTTAATTATAGTCCTTGAATGAAACATATTTTCAGCGGTTTattattgtgatatatgtgtgaggTGTAAAGCAAACATACTTGTCAAGTAGTGAGTGCAGAATCGAAAAGATAAAATGGAGTTCGGGTAGGGAAGAAAAGCACGGGAGATGTGGCCCTGGTGTTGTGTCCCCTTGCCACCACACAACTGGTGACTTGTGCCTGCTCTGCTGTTGCTGcctcctctcttctcttctcttctcttctcttcttctccCCGTGGCCACACAGCCGGACGCGGTCCTCCATGTCCAATTGTCCATGGGAGAGGGATGATCTAGCAAAGCATAGCTTGCTGCTTTGATTCGATTCGTCCTTCTCTTCGTCGTTTCGTAAGTTGCCATCTCCATCCCCTCTACTAGCTAGTTTATATATACATAATAATACCCTTCCCTTGTATGCTTCATTCACTGGATTCTACAGTACTGATGTATGGCATAATAATATGCTAATCGGAAGGAGTGGGAAAAAGAAAACGTTCTTTGAATTTGGGGGAAGGATGACAACAAGGAAGAATTTAAAAAGAGAAAAATTCGGGGCATTCCGAGAATTGAACTCGGGACCTCTCGCACCCTAAGCGAGAAtcataccactagaccaaatgccCTGTGCTGTATTCATCGAAACATAGATTTTATTCATCTAGGAATAAAACGATCTTAAAAACAaaggttgctgctgctgctcactgCATTCCTCAGCTCCTATTCGATTTGCAGAGCACGAGAGAGGAGGTGAAGAAAGGATCAGAGGCGAAGCCACCATATATTTCTTGCTTGTGATCGATGATGAACTCCCAGAACCTTCAGCTGCAGCTGCCCGTTCAGGATCTGAGCCTGAGAGGGAGATCATTCATCAGCAAGCCCACCAACAAGGTGATGGTGATGCACCACCAGTGCCCTGCAGCTGCAGCTTCGTCGTCTTCACCAGCTGCTAGAGGCCTTCAGGTTCCCCATCCCAGCAGGACGCGTCCTCGTGCCCTCGTTGCGGTCGTCAGAGCGACCGGCAGTAGTGACGGTGAGTCGTCGTCAAGTAGTGGCGGGGAAGAAGAGGACGATGACGAGAAGCAAAACTACAGCAGCGACAAGGAGGGCAGCGGCGGTAGGTCGTCGTCGGGCGGCGGCGGCTTGTCCCGGGACGATCTGGAGCGCCTGGTCGGAACTGACGACGATGCCAAGTTCAATGGGTTGGATCTTGCAAACCTCATCAGAAAGAAGTACGGCAGGTCGTACGATGTAACATTGATAAAGAAGGTACATACATATATACACATATGACTCAATTTCTCTTCTGTGCTTCATCAGCTAGCTAGCATTATTCACATGCACGATGATTATACGCCTGCCTGCAGGAGTTCATGGGAAGGAATCTGCTGGCCATGAATGTGATGTGGAAGTACAGGGAGCAAGTGAGTAGCCGCttggacatgcatgcatgatatgCAATCCAGTCATGTATTATATATGTATAATTGTATATATCTGCTAATATTATTAGCAATAGGTAGCCGATATACATATATTATGCGTTAAAAAATAATATATACTAATATACATATATTATGATCTATCAGAGATCGTTCCCGCTGAGCGAGGAGGAGTACCTGCTGCGACTGGACGACGTGGCCAACACGCTCAAGTGCTGGGGAGCCGTGGCGCACGTGCGCAACACGCTGGAGAAGCTCAAGGAGAGGCCGCGCATCGGCAAGGCCGTCAGCATCTTCATCGACATGGACCAGACCGGAGGACGCTCCAACGAGTGGATCTACAAGTAGCTTAATTAGTAGCCAAAGAGATTATATAGGTCCCGTTCGCAGCCGTACCgtttcagcatcagcatcagccatTTTTGGAGATTAATTCCACTCCATCGATCAtgtataagcataagcataagcaTGCATGCAAGCTGAGGGACAGATGGATCGATCCATCGGAGATGAACAGAGCAATCCATCAAGTGTAGAATGGATATAATGTTGGTACCATaccaatccaatccaatccaaatTGATCTCCAACAAGTCAGTCATACATGCATGTATAAGCAGATTGATGACAATTCATTAATTCCCTCATCAGTCGCCTGAAAGAAGGGCAAAGGTTCCGTTTCATCAGGGTCAGGGGTGACAACATTTGAGCTTCGGAAAGGGGCATTTTGCATTTCGTTGCTTTCTTTTGGACTTCGGAGCTTGTGGGCCGTCCGCCCGTCCGTGAGGAGAGGTCAGTCCAGTCCAGTGGGCTCGCGAGTTAAACCCTCCCGGAACTCGCCTCAGCTCGCCACCATGGCCTCCGCCGCCCTCTGCCGGAGCCCCTCCCTGCTgagccgccgccacctcctcgtCCGCCTCCTCTCCACGCAGACCCAGCTCGTTACCCCACCGATGCCCACCACCCCGGCGGACCTCTCCCGCCTCAAGTCCTCCATCCGCGACGCCGCCACCAGCCCGGACGCGCTCGCCACCCTCTTCCTCTCGGGCCTCCCGCACCCGGCCTTCCTCGCCGACCGCCCGCTCTTCGCGCTCTCCGTGCACCGCCTCGCCTCCGCGGGCCGCCGCGACCTCGTCGCCtccgtcctctcctcctccctcaccGCCCTCCCCAGCCCGCACCCGTCCGAGGGTTTCCTCCTCCGCCTCATCTCCCTCTACTCCGCCGCCGGCATGCCCGACCACTCCCTCACCGTCTTCCGCCTCGTCAACCCGCCCTCCGACCCGCGCCCTCTCCGCGCTCCTCTCCGCCTACCACGACAACCGCCTCTACGACCGCGCCGTCCGGGCCTTCAACACCCTCCCCGCCGACCTCGGCATCAAGCCGGGACTCGTCTCCCACAACGTCCTCCTCAAGGCCCTCGTCGCCAGCGGGGACGTCGCAGCCGCCCGCACCGCGTTCCACGAAATGCCTGACACGGCTGGCGTCCAGCCGGACATCATCTCCTGCAACGAGATCCTCAAGGGCTACCTCAACGCCGGCGACGATGCCGCCTTCGATCAGCTAGTTAAGGAGATCACTGGTCCCAAGAGGCGGCTCAAGCCCAATGTCGGGACCTACAACCTTCGGATGGCCCTGCTGTGCTCCAAAGGCAGGAGCTTTGAAGCTGAAGAGCTGCTGGATGCCATGGGGGCAAACGGCGTCCCGCCCAACCGCTCGAGCTTCAACACTGTCATCAAGGGGCTCTGCAACGAGGGGGAGGTGGGTGCTGCCATGGCTCTCTTCAAGAGGATGCCGGAGGTGCCCAGGCAGAACAGCAAAGGGGTCTCCCCCAACTTTGAGACCTACATCATGCTGCTCGAGGCCCTTGTCAACAAGAGTTTGTTTGATCCTGCCCTGGAGGTCTGCAAGGAGTGCCTGCGCAACAAGTGGGCGCCGCCGTTCCAAGCTGTCAAAGGTTTGGTTCAGGGTTTGCTCAAGAGCAGGAAGGCCAAGCACGCAAGGGAGGTTCTCATGGCCATGAGAAAGGCTGTCAAGGGTGACGCCAAACAGGAGTGGATCAAGGTTGAGGCTCAGTTCCCGATGTTGCTCGTTGACAAGAAAGTCTAACCACCAGGAACCATGTATGCAATAGCTGGACCTGGCCCGACAGATCACCATTTTACAGCTGGCATCTGTTATTGCTCAAAATGGTTTGTTTTAGATGAGACTTGCATTATAAATTAATGGGATGGGTGACTGTTTATGGCCGTTGGTTTACCATCCAGTCATGTATGCTTAGTTATGACACAAAATGCTTCT is from Miscanthus floridulus cultivar M001 chromosome 7, ASM1932011v1, whole genome shotgun sequence and encodes:
- the LOC136468107 gene encoding uncharacterized protein, giving the protein MMNSQNLQLQLPVQDLSLRGRSFISKPTNKVMVMHHQCPAAAASSSSPAARGLQVPHPSRTRPRALVAVVRATGSSDGESSSSSGGEEEDDDEKQNYSSDKEGSGGRSSSGGGGLSRDDLERLVGTDDDAKFNGLDLANLIRKKYGRSYDVTLIKKEFMGRNLLAMNVMWKYREQRSFPLSEEEYLLRLDDVANTLKCWGAVAHVRNTLEKLKERPRIGKAVSIFIDMDQTGGRSNEWIYK